The following coding sequences lie in one Treponema sp. OMZ 790 genomic window:
- a CDS encoding Rpn family recombination-promoting nuclease/putative transposase, which produces MKKLFNITLRNDYAFKRVFGVDENKDVLQDLLECILDIPPETIAGLELLDKEFHKDSISDKTGVLDVKLRLKNNTIIDIEIQNRWNSEFAQRTIFYWAKMYTENLKTGEVYTKLPKCITINIVGEGFDLNNLIHSEYNVVEKHLNNKLSDELEIHFLNLAKIKEQENIEQDEKKKKLYNWLRFIETDDEEVRNMLAQESPMMRKANTTIEVMEMSPKEKWLYENRMKYEHDKASWKHVGYQEGIEQKAIETAKNLLEMNFPIENIAKAVGLSITEIEKL; this is translated from the coding sequence ATGAAAAAACTTTTTAACATTACCCTCCGCAACGACTATGCTTTTAAGCGTGTCTTCGGAGTGGACGAAAACAAGGATGTCTTACAAGACTTGCTGGAATGTATTTTAGACATACCGCCTGAGACCATCGCCGGCTTGGAACTTCTGGATAAGGAGTTTCATAAGGATTCGATAAGCGATAAAACAGGTGTTTTAGATGTAAAATTACGCCTAAAGAACAACACAATTATCGATATAGAAATTCAAAACAGGTGGAACAGTGAGTTTGCTCAAAGAACTATCTTTTATTGGGCTAAAATGTATACTGAAAACTTAAAAACAGGTGAAGTGTATACAAAACTGCCTAAATGTATTACAATAAACATAGTGGGTGAAGGCTTTGATTTAAACAATCTCATTCACAGTGAGTATAATGTAGTCGAAAAGCACTTAAACAATAAACTTTCCGATGAGCTTGAAATCCACTTTTTAAACTTAGCCAAGATTAAGGAACAAGAAAATATTGAACAGGATGAGAAGAAAAAGAAACTTTATAACTGGCTGAGATTTATCGAAACTGATGATGAGGAGGTACGTAATATGCTGGCACAAGAATCACCCATGATGCGAAAAGCAAATACAACGATAGAAGTAATGGAAATGAGTCCAAAAGAAAAATGGCTATATGAAAACCGCATGAAATACGAACACGACAAGGCTTCTTGGAAACATGTGGGGTATCAAGAAGGTATTGAACAAAAAGCTATTGAAACTGCAAAAAACTTACTTGAAATGAACTTTCCTATTGAAAATATCGCAAAAGCCGTAGGATTAAGCATTACCGAGATAGAGAAACTATAA
- a CDS encoding NUDIX hydrolase, which translates to MEKNNEIIWKPDSSREILKTRVFTVCEKDSISPEGEKKTFISLKAPSWVIVVPVYRDSSGEDMFVMVQQWRHGSESVCIEFPGGVVDEGEKPEEAALRELLEETGRTPKKIKCLSVMSPNPAIMENTCSIFLAELDEAEGKQNLDEDEFLNILKIPVKKVIQNMGNPPYTHAIMNAALFLYLKEKHFH; encoded by the coding sequence ATGGAAAAGAATAATGAGATTATATGGAAGCCCGATTCCTCCAGAGAAATATTAAAAACAAGGGTCTTTACCGTATGCGAAAAAGACAGTATTTCTCCTGAAGGAGAAAAAAAGACCTTTATTTCTTTAAAAGCCCCGAGTTGGGTTATTGTTGTGCCTGTTTACCGGGATTCCTCCGGAGAAGATATGTTTGTGATGGTACAGCAGTGGCGGCATGGTTCGGAAAGCGTCTGCATAGAATTTCCCGGAGGTGTTGTCGATGAGGGAGAAAAGCCGGAAGAAGCGGCTTTAAGGGAACTGTTGGAAGAAACCGGCAGAACTCCTAAAAAAATAAAGTGTTTATCGGTTATGTCGCCTAATCCTGCAATAATGGAAAATACCTGCTCAATCTTTTTGGCTGAATTGGATGAAGCAGAAGGAAAACAAAACCTCGACGAAGACGAATTTTTAAATATTCTTAAAATCCCTGTTAAAAAAGTTATTCAAAATATGGGCAATCCTCCTTATACCCATGCAATCATGAATGCCGCCCTTTTTCTATACTTAAAAGAAAAACATTTTCACTGA
- a CDS encoding cytidylate kinase family protein yields the protein MAIITISRKIASFGDETAVELAKLLNYNFIDRKSLEKDLLARGISDAQLKKYDERKPGFWASLSRERDSYFDYLREAVYEHASSGNSIFIGRGGFAILRNVPGLYSVRLVAADDIRISRLMKEFNYPEKDARARMEESDNNRDGFHKSFFNTANEDSSEYNLVINTGHITPAQAAEIIKFGFEKTVSKEEAALGDKRVKELLLAQKIVNHISFDLKLQIYFLEADISENEVILHGVADNAGLIQKATDIAQEMSEGRKVSSAISMVNEYKPFP from the coding sequence ATGGCAATTATAACGATTTCACGCAAGATCGCTTCCTTTGGCGACGAAACAGCGGTTGAGCTGGCCAAGCTTTTAAATTACAATTTTATTGACCGTAAGTCATTGGAAAAGGATTTGCTTGCAAGAGGAATTTCGGATGCCCAGCTAAAAAAATATGATGAACGCAAACCCGGATTTTGGGCATCTCTATCGAGAGAAAGAGACTCTTACTTTGATTATCTGCGCGAAGCAGTATATGAACATGCTTCTTCAGGAAACAGTATTTTTATAGGGCGGGGAGGATTTGCAATTTTGAGGAACGTACCCGGACTTTATTCGGTACGGTTAGTTGCAGCCGATGATATAAGAATTTCGAGATTGATGAAGGAATTTAATTATCCCGAAAAAGATGCCAGAGCCAGAATGGAAGAAAGCGACAATAACCGCGACGGATTTCATAAAAGCTTTTTTAATACTGCAAATGAAGATTCCTCGGAATACAATTTGGTTATAAATACAGGACACATAACTCCTGCTCAAGCTGCCGAGATAATCAAATTCGGGTTTGAAAAAACCGTAAGCAAAGAAGAAGCTGCTTTAGGTGATAAGAGAGTAAAAGAACTTTTGTTGGCTCAAAAAATAGTAAATCATATCTCTTTTGATCTTAAACTGCAAATATACTTCCTAGAAGCAGATATTTCGGAAAATGAGGTTATTTTACACGGCGTTGCAGACAATGCAGGTTTAATTCAAAAAGCAACGGATATAGCTCAAGAAATGTCGGAAGGCCGAAAAGTTTCTTCAGCGATAAGCATGGTAAACGAATATAAGCCTTTTCCGTAA
- a CDS encoding heavy metal translocating P-type ATPase has product MSKKIKFNITGMTCSACSSHVQRAVEKLEGIAEVQVNLLTNSMTVNYDENLLTPDKIIEAVERGGYGATLADNLHNSSSNKNQAVSGGKVSRSSQNEIAKLESEKIKKRLIWSLCFMIPLFYVSMGHMASLPLPHFLNGIENAILFSFTQFLLALPVLIVNKKFFVGGFKAFLNKAPNMDSLVAVGSGAAVIYGIFAIYKMAYGMGHGDMETVRLFSHDLYFESAAMILTLVTLGKFLEANAKGKTSQAITKLMNLRPKTALVIRNGKEEEIPVEEIVKGDFVLIKPGFSIPVDGVVVEGSSSVDEAAITGESLPVEKAAGDKVVSASINLSGTFTFKAERVGDDTTLSQIIALVEEASASKAPVSKLADKISNYFVPAVILIAVITLFVWLAAGEGFEFALSRAISVLVISCPCALGLATPTAIMAGTGKGARLGILIRSAEALETAHKTNTVVLDKTGTITQGRPDVIEIKKTASFSEDEVLKFAYSLEILSEHPLANAVIKQAKEKGLDVLKIKDFKAEHGLGISGIEEASGLKIFAGNEKLFQKNNIEISHAASEIDALAEKGATPLLIGLSGAKDGSSSGTDSGAKLIGIIAVADKIKEGSIEAIAEFKAMGIKTIMLTGDNKKTANAIKAQTGVDGFAAELLPQNKKNEIEKLHQAGLKTAMIGDGINDAPALMTADVGIAIGNGTDIAIESADIILMNDSLQSAVDSIQLSRVVMRNIKENLFWALFYNSLCIPLAAGVFYPVFGIVLSPMIAAAAMSLSSVSVVSNALRLNYFKPKRKHKINRNAESCITEENKIKEKELMNTVLKVNGMQCQHCVSHVKEALTKISGVSAEIDLGAKTATISHPESVAVADLKKAIEEAGYTVE; this is encoded by the coding sequence ATGAGTAAAAAAATAAAGTTCAATATTACGGGTATGACTTGCTCGGCTTGCTCTTCCCATGTTCAAAGAGCGGTCGAAAAGCTTGAAGGAATTGCCGAAGTACAGGTAAACCTTTTAACCAACAGCATGACTGTCAATTATGATGAAAATCTTTTGACTCCCGATAAGATTATAGAAGCGGTCGAAAGGGGCGGTTACGGAGCCACGCTCGCCGATAATTTACACAATTCTTCTTCAAACAAAAATCAGGCAGTGTCTGGCGGAAAGGTCTCCCGTTCATCTCAAAACGAGATAGCAAAACTTGAAAGCGAAAAAATAAAAAAAAGGCTCATTTGGTCTTTATGCTTTATGATTCCGCTTTTTTATGTGTCGATGGGGCACATGGCTTCTCTTCCTCTTCCTCATTTTTTGAACGGAATAGAAAACGCAATTCTTTTTAGTTTTACGCAGTTTTTGCTTGCCCTGCCTGTGCTGATTGTAAATAAAAAATTCTTTGTGGGAGGCTTTAAGGCCTTTTTAAACAAGGCTCCCAATATGGACTCCCTTGTCGCTGTCGGCTCCGGTGCTGCCGTCATTTACGGAATCTTTGCCATTTATAAGATGGCCTACGGAATGGGGCACGGCGATATGGAAACGGTAAGGCTTTTTTCCCATGATCTTTATTTTGAATCGGCTGCGATGATTTTAACCCTCGTAACCTTGGGCAAATTCCTTGAAGCTAATGCAAAGGGAAAAACTTCGCAGGCAATTACAAAGCTGATGAACCTTAGGCCTAAAACCGCCCTTGTTATCAGGAACGGTAAGGAAGAAGAAATTCCTGTCGAGGAAATTGTAAAGGGCGATTTTGTTTTAATCAAGCCCGGTTTTTCCATTCCCGTTGACGGAGTTGTGGTTGAGGGCAGTTCTTCGGTAGATGAGGCTGCAATTACAGGTGAAAGCCTCCCTGTCGAAAAGGCTGCAGGAGACAAGGTTGTAAGCGCTTCCATTAACCTTTCCGGAACCTTTACCTTTAAGGCTGAAAGGGTAGGCGATGACACAACCCTCTCCCAAATAATTGCCCTTGTAGAAGAAGCCTCGGCCTCAAAGGCTCCTGTTTCAAAATTAGCAGATAAGATAAGCAATTACTTTGTGCCTGCTGTTATCCTTATTGCGGTGATTACCCTTTTTGTCTGGCTCGCCGCAGGAGAGGGTTTTGAATTTGCTCTTTCGAGGGCTATTTCGGTGCTTGTAATTTCCTGCCCATGTGCCCTAGGTCTTGCAACCCCCACCGCCATTATGGCAGGAACAGGGAAGGGTGCCCGTCTCGGTATTTTAATCCGCTCGGCTGAGGCCCTTGAAACTGCCCATAAAACAAACACCGTAGTCTTGGACAAAACAGGAACTATAACCCAAGGCCGCCCCGATGTAATCGAGATTAAAAAAACCGCAAGTTTTAGCGAGGACGAAGTGCTCAAGTTTGCTTACAGCTTGGAAATTCTTTCAGAGCATCCTTTGGCAAATGCCGTTATAAAACAGGCAAAGGAAAAAGGCTTGGATGTTTTAAAAATTAAGGACTTTAAGGCTGAACACGGCTTGGGTATTTCGGGTATCGAAGAGGCTTCGGGGCTAAAAATATTTGCAGGTAATGAAAAGCTTTTCCAAAAAAATAATATCGAAATTTCCCATGCTGCATCAGAAATTGATGCTCTTGCAGAAAAAGGAGCAACTCCTCTTTTAATAGGTCTAAGCGGTGCTAAAGACGGAAGTTCTTCAGGAACCGATTCAGGTGCAAAGCTCATCGGAATTATAGCCGTGGCCGACAAAATTAAGGAAGGCAGCATCGAGGCTATTGCAGAGTTTAAGGCTATGGGCATAAAAACTATAATGCTGACAGGTGACAATAAAAAAACTGCAAATGCCATAAAGGCCCAAACAGGAGTCGACGGTTTTGCCGCCGAGCTTTTGCCTCAAAACAAAAAAAACGAAATCGAAAAATTACACCAAGCCGGTCTTAAAACGGCTATGATAGGCGACGGCATAAACGATGCTCCGGCCCTTATGACGGCCGATGTTGGGATCGCCATAGGCAACGGAACCGATATAGCGATTGAAAGTGCGGATATTATTTTGATGAATGACAGCCTGCAATCTGCGGTCGATTCGATTCAATTAAGCCGTGTTGTAATGCGCAATATAAAGGAAAATCTTTTTTGGGCACTCTTTTATAATTCTCTATGTATACCATTAGCGGCAGGAGTTTTTTATCCTGTCTTCGGCATAGTTTTAAGCCCGATGATTGCGGCTGCTGCAATGAGCTTGAGCTCGGTGTCGGTTGTAAGTAATGCCCTGCGCTTAAATTATTTTAAGCCCAAACGGAAACATAAAATAAACCGTAATGCAGAATCTTGCATAACGGAAGAAAATAAAATTAAGGAGAAAGAACTTATGAATACTGTATTAAAGGTAAACGGAATGCAGTGCCAACACTGTGTTTCCCATGTTAAGGAAGCCTTAACAAAGATTTCGGGGGTTTCTGCCGAAATAGATTTGGGCGCAAAAACTGCAACTATTTCACATCCTGAAAGCGTTGCAGTTGCAGATCTAAAAAAAGCTATTGAAGAAGCCGGATACACGGTAGAATAG